The proteins below are encoded in one region of Brassica napus cultivar Da-Ae chromosome A6, Da-Ae, whole genome shotgun sequence:
- the LOC106345749 gene encoding jacalin-related lectin 18, translated as MTQRLEAEGSKNGRYIWDDGFNHDDVTKIYVRGGSDGIQFIRFDYIMKGQLNNGSFHGESYKGFTQTFEINHLKHEHLESVNGYYTESTGIQALQFKTNLRISELMGYDEKGTKFTLAVHGKKIIGFHGSKQSNIYSLGAYFTWITPTRMEAKGGNGGKEWDDGSDHEGVTKIHVRGGRKGIQYIKFDYVKDGQPKDGPIHGSISGGGFEPVFEIKHVDQECLVSVEGYYDVTSGVIQGLQFKTNFNTSQLMGYNKGTKFIISENGMKIIGFHGYVEKSLKSLGAYFTRLTPMKLECQGATSGGLLWDDGAFQGIRKVYAYYENNYIMFISFDYENDGKAEKRDHGFKDGFTGQEGEFVIDYPNECLTSVEGTFSNESEAWITSLTFKTSKGRISQKFGNERFGDLGILLESKGCALAGFHGRSDDSVLMAIGAYFYPMSSDANKLEAKGGDGGAFWDDGRFDGVRKIYIGISSNAICFVKFMYYKDARMFFGDDHGNKTQLFGVKEFELNYPFEYVTSVEGSYDNISGAITMLRLKTNRQTSPDFGVGTTSSFVVHKDNHMIVGFHGKSSNLLLHKIGVHVIPI; from the exons ATGACCCAAAGGCTGGAGGCGGAAGGGAGCAAGAATGGCCGGTACATATGGGATGACGGATTTAACCATGATGATGTGACAAAGATCTATGTAAGAGGTGGATCTGATGGCATACAATTCATACGTTTTGACTATATAATGAAGGGACAACTCAACAATGGATCATTCCATGGTGAATCATACAAGGGTTTCACACAGACG TTTGAAATTAATCATCTAAAACATGAACATCTTGAGTCTGTCAACGGCTACTACACAGAGTCAACTGGGATTCAAGCACTTCAGTTCAAAACCAACTTAAGAATTTCTGAACTGATGGGATATGATGAAAAGGGTACTAAGTTTACTCTAGCAGTCCATGGGAAAAAGATAATTGGGTTTCACGGATCCAAACAATCAAATATCTATTCTCTTGGTGCATATTTCACATGGATAACTCCTACTAGAATGGAAGCGAAAGGCGGTAATGGAGGTAAGGAGTGGGATGATGGATCCGACCACGAAGGTGTAACAAAGATACATGTAAGAGGTGGTCGTAAAGGCATACAATACATTAAGTTTGACTATGTCAAGGATGGACAGCCAAAAGATGGGCCAATCCATGGTTCTATCTCAGGTGGAGGTTTTGAGCCCgtg TTTGAAATTAAACATGTTGACCAGGAATGTCTAGTATCCGTGGAGGGATACTATGATGTAACGTCCGGGGTCATCCAAGGTCTTCAGTTCAAGACTAACTTCAATACTTCACAACTGATGGGATACAACAAGGGTACGAAGTTTATAATTTCAGAAAATGGAATGAAGATCATTGGGTTCCATGGATATGTTGAGAAGAGCTTAAAATCTCTTGGTGCGTATTTCACAAGGCTTACTCCAATGAAATTGGAATGCCAAGGTGCTACTAGTGGAGGCCTCCTTTGGGATGATGGTGCTTTCCAAGGCATAAGAAAGGTGTATGCTTACTATGAAAACAACTATATAATGTTTATCAGTTTTGATTATGAGAACGATGGCAAAGCAGAAAAGCGTGACCATGGGTTTAAAGATGGATTCACAGGACAAGAAGGAGAG TTTGTTATCGACTATCCAAATGAATGTCTCACTTCGGTGGAAGGGACTTTCAGTAACGAAAGTGAAGCATGGATTACATCATTGACTTTCAAAACATCCAAAGGGAGAATCTCTCAGAAATTTGGAAATGAACGTTTTGGAGATCTTGGTATCCTACTTGAGAGCAAAGGTTGTGCTCTGGCTGGGTTCCATGGACGATCTGATGATTCTGTTCTTATGGCTATCGGAGCATATTTTTATCCTATGTCTTCTGATGCaaacaaactagaagcaaaAGGTGGTGATGGAGGAGCGTTTTGGGACGATGGTCGCTTTGATGGTGTCAGAAAGATATACATTGGAATAAGCTCAAATGCCATATGCTTTGTCAAGTTCATGTACTACAAAGATGCTCGAATGTTCTTCGGAGATGATCATGGGAACAAGACCCAGCTATTTGGAGTCAAAGAG TTTGAGCTAAACTATCCATTTGAATATGTCACATCAGTGGAGGGTAGTTATGATAATATATCCGGAGCTATAACCATGCTTAGGCTCAAGACCAACAGACAAACCTCTCCAGACTTTGGAGTTGGTACAACATCAAGTTTCGTAGTCCACAAGGATAATCATATGATTGTAGGGTTCCATGGAAAGTCCAGTAACCTTCTTCTCCATAAAATTGGGGTCCATGTCATTCCTATCTGA
- the LOC106345750 gene encoding jacalin-related lectin 15, with translation MQSPLSSEGPSDSNPFPMAQKLEAKGGNGGKEWDDGADHEGVSKIYIREGSEGIESIKFDYVKNGEPETGPIHGGLGQDFTDSFDINHTIDEHIVSVKCYYDEGAIQGLVVKTNTRTSALMGYNLGTKFKLQVKDKKIIGFHGSSDKNLNSLGAYFAPLSPANMEI, from the exons ATGCAAAGTCCTCTCTCTTCTGAAGGTCCATCAG ATTCAAATCCATTCCCAATGGCACAAAAGTTGGAAGCGAAAGGCGGGAATGGAGGCAAAGAATGGGATGATGGAGCTGATCATGAGGGTGTATCAAAGATTTATATACGAGAGGGTAGCGAAGGCATAGAGTCCATCAAGTTCGACTATGTCAAGAACGGGGAACCTGAAACTGGACCAATCCATGGTGGCTTGGGTCAAGATTTCACTGACTCG TTTGATATTAACCATACCATTGATGAGCATATCGTATCTGTTAAGTGTTACTACGACGAGGGTGCGATACAAGGCCTTGTGGTCAAAACCAACACCAGGACTTCCGCACTCATGGGGTACAACCTTGGTACCAAGTTTAAACTTCAAGTGAAAGACAAGAAGATCATTGGGTTTCATGGATCTTCTGACAAAAACCTAAACTCTCTGGGAGCTTATTTCGCACCGCTTTCTCCTGCTAATATGGAAATCTAA
- the LOC111213978 gene encoding jacalin-related lectin 15-like produces the protein MAQKLVAKGGTGGGTEWDDGHHEGISQIYIREGCEGIESIKFDYVKNEEPKAGPIHGGSGQSFTESFDLNHTIDEHIVSVKCYYDEGAIQGLVIKTNIMTSALMGYNLGTTFKLEVKGKKIIGFHGSSDKNLRSLGAYFAPLSPANLKY, from the exons ATGGCTCAGAAGCTGGTAGCTAAAGGCGGCACCGGAGGAGGCACGGAATGGGATGATGGCCACCATGAAGGTATATCACAGATCTATATAAGAGAGGGCTGTGAAGGCATAGAGTCCATCAAATTCGACTATGTCAAGAACGAAGAACCTAAAGCTGGACCAATCCATGGTGGCTCGGGTCAGAGTTTCACTGAGTCG tttgATCTAAACCATACCATTGATGAACATATCGTATCTGTCAAGTGTTACTACGACGAGGGTGCGATACAAGGCCTTGTGATCAAAACCAACATCATGACTTCTGCACTCATGGGATACAACCTTGGTACTACGTTCAAACTTGAAGTCAAAGGCAAGAAGATCATTGGGTTTCATGGATCTTCTGACAAAAACCTTCGCTCTCTAGGAGCTTATTTCGCACCGCTTTCTCCTGCTAATTTGAAATACTAA
- the LOC106345748 gene encoding homeobox-leucine zipper protein ATHB-15 isoform X2: MAMSCKDGKMGCLDNGKYVRYTPEQVEALERLYHDCPKPSSIRRQQLIRECPILSNIEPKQIKVWFQNRRCREKQRKEASRLQAVNRKLTAMNKLLMEENDRLQKQVSQLVHENSYFRQHTPNPTLPGKDTSCESVVTSGQHQLASQIPPRDASPAGLLSIAEETLAEFLSKATGTAVEWVQMPGMKPGPDSIGIISISHGCAGVAARACGLVGLEPTRVAEIVKDRPSWFRECRAVDVMNVLPTANGGTIELLYMQLYAPTTLAPPRDFWLLRYTSVLEDGSLVVCERSLKSTQNGPSMPLVQHFVRAEMLPSGYLIRPCDGGGSIIHIVDHMDLEACSVPEVLRPLYESPKVLAQKTTMAALRQLKQIAQEVSQTNSSVNGWGRRPAALRALSQRLSRGFNEAVNGFTDEGWSVIGDSMDDVTITVNSSPDKLMGLNLTFSNGFAPVSNVVLCAKASMLLQNVPPGILLRFLREHRSEWADNNIDAYLAAAVKVGPCSARVGGFGGQVILPLAHTIEHEESMEVIKLEGLGHSPEDAIVPRDIFLLQLCSGMDENAVGTCAELIFAPIDASFADDAPLLPSGFRIIPLDSTKEVSSPNRTLDLASALEIGPAGTTKASTDQSGSSGTCARSVMTIAFEFGIESHMQEHVASMARQYVRGIISSVQRVALALSPSHISSQVGLRTPLGTPEAQTLARWICQSYRCYMGVELLKSTSEGNESVLKNLWHHTDAIICCSMKAMPVFTFANQAGLDMLETTLVSLQDISLEKIFDDNGRKTLCSEFPQIMQQGFASLQGGICLSSMGRPVSYERAVAWKVLNEEENAHCICFVFINWSFV, from the exons ATGGCAATGTCTTGCAAAGATGGGAAGATGGGATGCTTGGACAACGGGAAGTATGTGAGGTACACACCTGAGCAAGTTGAAGCGCTTGAGAGGCTTTACCATGACTGTCCTAAACCGAGCTCTATCCGCCGTCAGCAGTTGATCAGAGAGTGTCCTATTCTCTCTAACATTGAGCCCAAACAGATCAAAGTATGGTTTCAGAACCGAAG ATGCAGAGAGAAACAAAGGAAAGAGGCTTCACGGCTTCAAGCTGTGAATAGGAAGCTGACGGCAATGAACAAGCTGTTGATGGAGGAGAATGATAGGTTGCAGAAGCAAGTGTCACAGCTGGTTCATGAAAACAGCTACTTCCGTCAACACACTCCCAAT CCTACCCTTCCAGGTAAAGACACAAGCTGTGAATCGGTTGTGACGAGTGGTCAGCACCAATTAGCATCACAGATTCCTCCAAGAGATGCTAGTCCTGCAGG ACTTTTGTCCATTGCAGAAGAAACTTTAGCAGAGTTTCTTTCAAAGGCAACTGGAACCGCTGTTGAGTGGGTTCAGATGCCTGGAATGAAG CCTGGTCCGGATTCCATTGGAATCATTTCTATTTCTCACGGTTGCGCTGGTGTGGCAGCACGCGCCTGTGGCCTAGTGGGTCTCGAGCCTACAAGG GTCGCAGAGATCGTCAAGGATCGGCCTTCGTGGTTCCGCGAATGCCGAGCTGTTGATGTTATGAATGTGTTGCCAACCGCCAACGGTGGAACCATTGAGCTGCTCTATATGCAGCTCTATGCACCAACTACGTTAGCTCCACCACGCGACTTCTGGTTGTTGCGTTACACATCTGTTCTAGAAGATGGCAGCCTTGTGGTGTGCGAGAGGTCTCTTAAGAGCACTCAGAACGGTCCTAGCATGCCACTGGTTCAACATTTTGTTAGAGCAGAGATGCTCCCTAGTGGGTACTTGATACGTCCTTGTGATGGTGGTGGCTCCATCATACACATTGTTGATCATATGGATTTGGAG GCTTGTAGTGTCCCTGAGGTCTTGCGTCCGCTCTACGAGTCACCAAAAGTACTTGCGCAGAAGACAACAATGGCA gcGCTGCGCCAACTCAAGCAAATAGCACAAGAGGTGTCTCAGACTAACAGTAGCGTCAATGGCTGGGGACGGCGTCCTGCTGCCTTACGAGCTTTGAGTCAAAGGCTAAGCAG AGGCTTCAATGAGGCTGTTAATGGTTTCACTGATGAAGGATGGTCAGTGATAGGAGACAGCATGGATGATGTCACAATCACTGTGAACTCTTCTCCAGACAAGCTGATGGGTTTGAACCTTACGTTTTCCAATGGCTTTGCTCCTGTTAGCAATGTGGTCTTATGCGCAAAAGCCTCCATGCTTTTACAG AATGTTCCTCCGGGGATCCTGCTTCGGTTTCTGAGGGAGCACAGATCAGAATGGGCTGACAACAACATTGATGCATATTTGGCAGCAGCTGTTAAAGTAGGACCTTGTAGTGCCAGAGTTGGAGGATTCGGTGGGCAAGTTATACTTCCACTTGCTCACACTATTGAGCATGAAGAG TCCATGGAAGTCATCAAATTGGAAGGTCTTGGCCACTCCCCTGAAGATGCAATCGTCCCAAGAGATATCTTCCTTCTACAA CTTTGTAGCGGCATGGATGAAAATGCTGTTGGAACATGCGCTGAACTCATATTTGCTCCAATTGATGCTTCCTTTGCTGATGATGCGCCTCTGCTTCCTTCTGGTTTCCGTATCATCCCTCTTGACTCCACAAAG GAAGTGTCAAGTCCAAACCGAACGTTAGATCTTGCTTCAGCACTGGAGATTGGTCCAGCCGGAACAACAAAAGCATCAACCGATCAATCAGGAAGCTCCGGTACATGTGCAAGATCTGTGATGACAATAGCGTTTGAGTTTGGTATTGAGAGCCATATGCAAGAGCATGTAGCTTCCATGGCTAGGCAGTACGTTCGTGGTATCATCTCATCGGTTCAGAGAGTTGCATtggctctctctccttctcacATCAGCTCACAAGTCGGTCTACGCACTCCTTTGGGTACTCCTGAAGCCCAAACACTTGCTCGTTGGATCTGCCAGAGTTACAGGTGCTACATGGGTGTTGAGTTACTTAAATCAACAAGTGAAGGCAATGAATCTGTTCTCAAGAACCTTTGGCATCATACAGATGCTATCATCTGCTGCTCAATGAAG GCCATGCCAGTCTTCACATTTGCAAACCAGGCGGGGCTTGACATGCTTGAGACTACGTTGGTTTCTCTTCAAGATATCTCTTTAGAGAAGATATTTGATGACAATGGAAGAAAGACTCTCTGCTCTGAGTTCCCACAGATCATGCAACAG ggCTTTGCGAGTCTTCAAGGTGGGATATGTCTGTCAAGCATGGGGAGACCAGTTTCATACGAGAGAGCAGTTGCTTGGAAAGTACTCAATGAAGAAGAGAACGCTCATTGTATCTGCTTTGTGTTCATCAACTGGTCCTTTGTTTGA
- the LOC106402790 gene encoding nitrile-specifier protein 2-like, translating to MATMSEKLEAAGGDKGNPFDDGIFDGVKRIIVGKSLLSVSYIKIEYDKDGDTESKEHGQFTRKHKEFALDYPDEYITAVGGTHQFDIKHKTTLIRSLFFKTSRGRTSDTLGHKKNPMIPSLVSSAISSAVAPVVSYETDFMFESKNGGKLLGFHGRAGPLLNAIGPHFFAFNYPLTHFNLEGGNEGNAWDDGAFDGVRKVVVGRRGKFVSYVRFEYAKGERTVPHSHGERDEAPKEFVVGYPHEHITLVEGTIDGKLTSLKFTTSKGRTSPAFGNEDGSKFAFEKTGFKLVGFCGRSSNVINALGAHFAPFPAPVPAPAPVPAPAPAPAPASSPNKREALGGKGGETFDDGSFDNVRKIYVGQVDSNVAYLKFEYEKDGKREMREHGKKTGSGTEVFEVHKDDYITSVKVYYGRHTGVITSVTFKTFKGITSPSFGKTSSNMFFLEGGKITGFYGSSGDVIHSLGAYVSRSTRMLRGKWIQVKQIGKDLEPGPRCSHAIAMVGDKMYSFGGELTPNFSIDKDMYVFDFNTRAWSIAPQNGDVPELACLGVCMVAIGTTLYVFGGRDSNRNYNGFYSYDTVKSEWKLITPVDKGPTPRSFFSMAADDENVYVFGGVSKTVRLNSLHAYNIVDQKWTELPNPGESRVPRGGAGLAVVQGKIWVVYGFCGDEMDDVHCFDPVESNWTKVETSGEKPWPRSVFALAVVGKYIIISGGEIEMDPQAHLGPGKLDSGAFELDTESLLWEKLEEGHSPRGWCASTTASLDGKQGLLMYGGKAPTNGRYDDIFFYGVDSA from the exons ATGGCTACCATGTCTGAAAAACTGGAAGCCGCGGGTGGTGACAAGGGAAATCCTTTTGACGATGGTATTTTTGACGGGGTGAAGAGAATAATTGTCGGAAAATCCCTCCTAAGTGTTTCTTATATCAAGATCGAGTACGACAAGGATGGAGATACTGAAAGCAAAGAACATGGGCAGTTTACCCGGAAGCATAAAGAG TTCGCGTTGGATTATCCGGATGAGTATATCACAGCTGTTGGTGGAACCCACCAATTTGATATCAAGCATAAAACAACGCTGATCAGATCTTTATTCTTCAAAACCTCCCGTGGAAGGACATCTGACACACTCGGTCATAAGAAGAATCCAATGATACCATCATTAGTATCATCTGCAATATCATCTGCAGTAGCACCTGTAGTATCATATGAGACAGATTTCATGTTTGAGAGCAAAAACGGAGGAAAGCTTCTTGGATTCCATGGACGCGCTGGTCCCCTTCTTAATGCCATTGGACCTCACTTCTTCGCTTTCAACTATCCTCTTACGCACTTTAACCTTGAAGGTGGGAATGAAGGGAATGCTTGGGACGATGGTGCTTTTGACGGTGTTAGAAAAGTAGTCGTTGGACGACGTGGTAAGTTTGTTAGTTACGTTAGGTTTGAGTATGCCAAAGGCGAAAGAACTGTACCGCATAGTCATGGGGAGAGAGATGAAGCTCCAAAAGAG TTTGTGGTGGGTTATCCTCATGAGCATATTACGTTAGTGGAGGGAACTATCGATGGCAAGCTTACGTCGCTTAAGTTTACGACATCAAAAGGAAGAACCTCCCCTGCTTTTGGGAATGAGGATGGTAGTAAATTTGCTTTTGAGAAGACAGGTTTCAAGCTTGTCGGGTTTTGTGGTCGGTCCAGTAATGTTATTAATGCCCTCGGTGCACATTTTGCCCCTTTCCCTGCTCCCGTTCCAGCTCCAGCTCCAGTTCCGGCTCCAGCTCCAGCTCCAGCTCCAGCCTCTTCTCCCAACAAAAGAGAGGCTCTAGGAGGAAAGGGTGGAGAAACATTTGATGACGGTTCTTTTGATAATGTAAGAAAAATTTATGTTGGTCAAGTAGATTCCAATGTAGCTTACCTCAAGTTCGAATACGAAAAAGACGGTAAAAGAGAGATGCGCGAGCACGGAAAGAAGACAGGGTCAGGAACAGAAGTGTTCGAGGTTCATAAAGACGATTACATCACATCTGTAAAAGTTTACTACGGTAGACACACCGGAGTTATAACATCTGTTACGTTCAAGACGTTCAAGGGCATAACCTCTCCCTCCTTTGGAAAGACCTCATCGAATATGTTCTTCCTCGAAGGCGGCAAAATCACCGGGTTCTATGGAAGTTCCGGGGATGTTATTCATTCTCTCGGAGCTTATGTTTCTCGTTCTACGCGGATGTTGCGTGGCAAGTGGATCCAG GTGAAACAAATAGGCAAGGATCTTGAACCTGGACCAAGATGCTCGCATGCTATAGCAATGGTTGGAGACAAAATGTACTCTTTTGGAGGAGAGCTAACGCCGAATTTCTCCATTGATAAAGACATGTACGTCTTCGATTTCAACACTCGCGCGTGGTCAATCGCTCCTCAGAACGGCGACGTTCCAGAACTCGCTTGCTTAGGCGTTTGCATGGTAGCCATCGGAACTACACTATACGTCTTTGGTGGCCGCGACAGCAACCGCAATTACAACGGTTTCTATTCTTACGACACCGTTAAGAGCGAGTGGAAACTAATAACTCCTGTTGATAAAGGACCTACACCGCGTAGCTTCTTCTCGATGGCTGCTGATGATGAAAACGTATACGTCTTTGGTGGAGTGAGTAAAACGGTACGTCTAAACTCACTTCATGCTTACAACATCGTTGATCAGAAGTGGACTGAGCTTCCTAATCCTGGAGAGTCTAGAGTACCGAGAGGTGGAGCGGGGCTTGCCGTAGTGCAAGGAAAGATTTGGGTTGTGTATGGATTTTGCGGTGATGAAATGGACGATGTTCATTGCTTCGATCCAGTTGAAAGTAACTGGACTAAAGTGGAAACAAGCGGTGAAAAGCCGTGGCCGAGAAGCGTGTTCGCGCTAGCGGTCGTGgggaaatatataattatatcgGGAGGTGAGATTGAGATGGACCCACAGGCTCATTTGGGTCCAGGGAAATTGGACAGCGGGGCTTTTGAGTTGGACACTGAGAGTTTGTTGTGGGAGAAACTTGAGGAAGGTCATAGCCCGCGTGGATGGTGTGCATCCACGACTGCGTCCCTGGATGGGAAACAAGGGCTGTTGATGTATGGAGGGAAGGCTCCGACCAACGGCCGTTATGATGACATCTTTTTCTATGGTGTAGATTCTGCTTAA
- the LOC106345748 gene encoding homeobox-leucine zipper protein ATHB-15 isoform X1 — MAMSCKDGKMGCLDNGKYVRYTPEQVEALERLYHDCPKPSSIRRQQLIRECPILSNIEPKQIKVWFQNRRCREKQRKEASRLQAVNRKLTAMNKLLMEENDRLQKQVSQLVHENSYFRQHTPNPTLPGKDTSCESVVTSGQHQLASQIPPRDASPAGLLSIAEETLAEFLSKATGTAVEWVQMPGMKPGPDSIGIISISHGCAGVAARACGLVGLEPTRVAEIVKDRPSWFRECRAVDVMNVLPTANGGTIELLYMQLYAPTTLAPPRDFWLLRYTSVLEDGSLVVCERSLKSTQNGPSMPLVQHFVRAEMLPSGYLIRPCDGGGSIIHIVDHMDLEACSVPEVLRPLYESPKVLAQKTTMAALRQLKQIAQEVSQTNSSVNGWGRRPAALRALSQRLSRGFNEAVNGFTDEGWSVIGDSMDDVTITVNSSPDKLMGLNLTFSNGFAPVSNVVLCAKASMLLQNVPPGILLRFLREHRSEWADNNIDAYLAAAVKVGPCSARVGGFGGQVILPLAHTIEHEESMEVIKLEGLGHSPEDAIVPRDIFLLQLCSGMDENAVGTCAELIFAPIDASFADDAPLLPSGFRIIPLDSTKQEVSSPNRTLDLASALEIGPAGTTKASTDQSGSSGTCARSVMTIAFEFGIESHMQEHVASMARQYVRGIISSVQRVALALSPSHISSQVGLRTPLGTPEAQTLARWICQSYRCYMGVELLKSTSEGNESVLKNLWHHTDAIICCSMKAMPVFTFANQAGLDMLETTLVSLQDISLEKIFDDNGRKTLCSEFPQIMQQGFASLQGGICLSSMGRPVSYERAVAWKVLNEEENAHCICFVFINWSFV, encoded by the exons ATGGCAATGTCTTGCAAAGATGGGAAGATGGGATGCTTGGACAACGGGAAGTATGTGAGGTACACACCTGAGCAAGTTGAAGCGCTTGAGAGGCTTTACCATGACTGTCCTAAACCGAGCTCTATCCGCCGTCAGCAGTTGATCAGAGAGTGTCCTATTCTCTCTAACATTGAGCCCAAACAGATCAAAGTATGGTTTCAGAACCGAAG ATGCAGAGAGAAACAAAGGAAAGAGGCTTCACGGCTTCAAGCTGTGAATAGGAAGCTGACGGCAATGAACAAGCTGTTGATGGAGGAGAATGATAGGTTGCAGAAGCAAGTGTCACAGCTGGTTCATGAAAACAGCTACTTCCGTCAACACACTCCCAAT CCTACCCTTCCAGGTAAAGACACAAGCTGTGAATCGGTTGTGACGAGTGGTCAGCACCAATTAGCATCACAGATTCCTCCAAGAGATGCTAGTCCTGCAGG ACTTTTGTCCATTGCAGAAGAAACTTTAGCAGAGTTTCTTTCAAAGGCAACTGGAACCGCTGTTGAGTGGGTTCAGATGCCTGGAATGAAG CCTGGTCCGGATTCCATTGGAATCATTTCTATTTCTCACGGTTGCGCTGGTGTGGCAGCACGCGCCTGTGGCCTAGTGGGTCTCGAGCCTACAAGG GTCGCAGAGATCGTCAAGGATCGGCCTTCGTGGTTCCGCGAATGCCGAGCTGTTGATGTTATGAATGTGTTGCCAACCGCCAACGGTGGAACCATTGAGCTGCTCTATATGCAGCTCTATGCACCAACTACGTTAGCTCCACCACGCGACTTCTGGTTGTTGCGTTACACATCTGTTCTAGAAGATGGCAGCCTTGTGGTGTGCGAGAGGTCTCTTAAGAGCACTCAGAACGGTCCTAGCATGCCACTGGTTCAACATTTTGTTAGAGCAGAGATGCTCCCTAGTGGGTACTTGATACGTCCTTGTGATGGTGGTGGCTCCATCATACACATTGTTGATCATATGGATTTGGAG GCTTGTAGTGTCCCTGAGGTCTTGCGTCCGCTCTACGAGTCACCAAAAGTACTTGCGCAGAAGACAACAATGGCA gcGCTGCGCCAACTCAAGCAAATAGCACAAGAGGTGTCTCAGACTAACAGTAGCGTCAATGGCTGGGGACGGCGTCCTGCTGCCTTACGAGCTTTGAGTCAAAGGCTAAGCAG AGGCTTCAATGAGGCTGTTAATGGTTTCACTGATGAAGGATGGTCAGTGATAGGAGACAGCATGGATGATGTCACAATCACTGTGAACTCTTCTCCAGACAAGCTGATGGGTTTGAACCTTACGTTTTCCAATGGCTTTGCTCCTGTTAGCAATGTGGTCTTATGCGCAAAAGCCTCCATGCTTTTACAG AATGTTCCTCCGGGGATCCTGCTTCGGTTTCTGAGGGAGCACAGATCAGAATGGGCTGACAACAACATTGATGCATATTTGGCAGCAGCTGTTAAAGTAGGACCTTGTAGTGCCAGAGTTGGAGGATTCGGTGGGCAAGTTATACTTCCACTTGCTCACACTATTGAGCATGAAGAG TCCATGGAAGTCATCAAATTGGAAGGTCTTGGCCACTCCCCTGAAGATGCAATCGTCCCAAGAGATATCTTCCTTCTACAA CTTTGTAGCGGCATGGATGAAAATGCTGTTGGAACATGCGCTGAACTCATATTTGCTCCAATTGATGCTTCCTTTGCTGATGATGCGCCTCTGCTTCCTTCTGGTTTCCGTATCATCCCTCTTGACTCCACAAAG CAGGAAGTGTCAAGTCCAAACCGAACGTTAGATCTTGCTTCAGCACTGGAGATTGGTCCAGCCGGAACAACAAAAGCATCAACCGATCAATCAGGAAGCTCCGGTACATGTGCAAGATCTGTGATGACAATAGCGTTTGAGTTTGGTATTGAGAGCCATATGCAAGAGCATGTAGCTTCCATGGCTAGGCAGTACGTTCGTGGTATCATCTCATCGGTTCAGAGAGTTGCATtggctctctctccttctcacATCAGCTCACAAGTCGGTCTACGCACTCCTTTGGGTACTCCTGAAGCCCAAACACTTGCTCGTTGGATCTGCCAGAGTTACAGGTGCTACATGGGTGTTGAGTTACTTAAATCAACAAGTGAAGGCAATGAATCTGTTCTCAAGAACCTTTGGCATCATACAGATGCTATCATCTGCTGCTCAATGAAG GCCATGCCAGTCTTCACATTTGCAAACCAGGCGGGGCTTGACATGCTTGAGACTACGTTGGTTTCTCTTCAAGATATCTCTTTAGAGAAGATATTTGATGACAATGGAAGAAAGACTCTCTGCTCTGAGTTCCCACAGATCATGCAACAG ggCTTTGCGAGTCTTCAAGGTGGGATATGTCTGTCAAGCATGGGGAGACCAGTTTCATACGAGAGAGCAGTTGCTTGGAAAGTACTCAATGAAGAAGAGAACGCTCATTGTATCTGCTTTGTGTTCATCAACTGGTCCTTTGTTTGA